The Paenibacillus spongiae nucleotide sequence CCGTTATCCGCATCAGCTGTCCGGCGGGCAGCGGCAGCGCGTCGCCTTCGCAAGGGCGCTCGCTCCCCGGCCGGAGCTGCTGCTGCTGGATGAGCCGTTCGCGGCCATCGATGCCAAGGTGCGCAAGGAATTGCGTACCTGGTTGAAGCAATTGATTGCAACCCTCGGCATCACGTCGATCTTCGTTACGCATGACCAGGATGAAGCGGTCGAAGTCGCCGACGAGATGCTGATCGTGCAGCAGGGCCGGCTGGAGCAGCAGGGGACCCCGTTATCGGTGTATACCGCGCCGGAGACCGCGTTTGTCGCCGGTTTTATCGGACAGTCCACGGTGATCGAGAAACCTCAGCTTCTTCGCGGATTCGAGCATGTGGCTAGTCTTGAAATGGGAAGCGGAAGCAGCAGAGCCATTATCCGTCCGGAGTTCGTCGAGGTAGGACGCCGGAGAGAGCTTCTGTATCCGTCTGCCGCTGCGAAGGGAACAGTCCGCCATGTGTTTTTCCGCGGCGCGCATCTGGAGCTTGAGGTGCAGGTGGGAGAAAACCGGCTGTCGGCCCACCGGTCTCTGGATCAAGAGCCGCTGCAGCCCGGTGATGATGTTCATGTTCTCATCCATCGCCTCTATCTTGTTACCGAGCAGACGGCATCGATGGTGGAAAATCCCCTGAAGTCGGATCCGCTGCCGGTCCATATTTGATGCATTCATACCTGATTGGAGGAGATTGCTATGGCTAAGCCTTTGATGTTGGATCAAGAATGGCTGGAGCGCATTGCCGGACAGGTCAACGGACTGGAATACGGATCGGTATTGATAACCATCCATGACGGCCGTATTGTGCAGATCGACCGCACCGAGCGCAAACGATTCGACGCTTCGGCCAGCAAGCAGCAGGACCCGGCGCAAACCTGCGGAGACAAGCTGAGGGCTGTCAAAGGATAGCCTTCTCCGCTGCGTATTATATAATGGCTGCTGATTTGCGCTCCGTGACTCGGATTCACCGGGTATACGGGGCGCTTATTTATCGTGTACAGTGCCGGCTGCTCGCAGTATAATCGACCACGCAGCTGAAAGACCCAAAAACGGCGTTACAGCACTGCCTCAAGCTGGAGGGAGATGCTGTAAGTCCGTTTTCTGCTCTTACGGCGCCCGACAGCGCAAGAGTAGTGAAAGCTAAATCGCTGCTGTAATCCAACCAAATACGGTGCAGCAGGGTGAAGCGCCACACCGTGCATATGAAGCCGTCTCCGTGCAGAAGCGCTGGATATATAGAGGATTGAAGCCGGGCTTCAATCCTCCACCGAGCGGTCATTGCGGCCAGCGGCCGGCTGTCGTTTCGCCGCGTTCTTCTTCAGCCGCTGGCTGACCGCTCTTTCCTTGCGGGCTTGATGGGCAAGCTCCCGGCCGGTCTTGCGGTAGCTTCCCAGCCGGCGGGAGTCGAGCGAGCCGTCCTGCACAGCCGCCTTGACGGCGCAGCCAAGCTCCGATTCGTGGCGGCAGTCGCGGAAGCGGCAGGAGAGGGCAAGCGCCTCGATATCGGCGAAAGCCTCTTCGCGGCCCTCGTCAGCTTCCCATAGCTGCAGCTCCCGCATACCGGGAGTATCCATCATCAGCGCCCCGCCCGGGAGCGGGAACAGCTCGCGATGCGTCGTCGTATGGCGGCCTCTGGCATCATCCTCGCGGATGCCTTGTACCTGCTGCAGCTCCTCGCCGGCCAACCGGTTCAGCAGCGTCGATTTGCCGACGCCCGATGAGCCGGTTACGCCGATCGTGCTGCCTGGCCGCATATACGAAGCAAGCGCATCGATACCGCCTCCTTGCAGTGCGCTGATGGCATGGACCGGAACGCCGGGCGCCACCGCTTCAACGTCCGCGATCCTTGCGGCAGTGTCGCTGCATAAGTCGGATTTCGTCAGAAGGACGACAGGCGTGGCGCCGCTATCCCAAGCCGCCACCAGGTAACGTTCGATTTTGCGCAAGTTAAAATCATCATTGAGCGCATTGACGATAAACAACACATCGATGTTTGCCCCGATAACCTGCTCGGCGACCATAGGTCCGGCGGCTTTGCGAATCATGGCCGAGCGGCGCGGCAGCACGGCGTGGATAATCGCCCGGGATTCGCCGGGCAGCTCCTTGACGGCTAACCAATCGCCAACAGCGGGGTAGTCGCTTCGCGCCGCCGCCTCGAACTGAAACTTGCCGGATACTTCTGCCGTAAGCTCGCCGCTTCCCGTTACGATCCGGTACAGGTTGGAGTGCTGAGCAATAACGCGTGCCGGTTCATATTCTCCGTACATTCCCATCTCGGCTTCCCGCTGTTCGTTCCAGCCGAAGGCAGTCAATCGGGCTAGCTGTTCTTGCTTTAATTTTAATAATGTCATGTGTCGGGTGTGCTCCTCATATTTGTTTTGTGGGTGTGAACGGCATAACAAAAAACCGCAGGCGGTTTCCCTGCGGCTGTTCTAGAGCACCCCATCCGTCTTTCGAACGACGACTCTTACACCCCTCCTATAACAAAGAGGGACGCATGAGAACATCATAGATAGCCGCGAAGAGGCACAAAAAATAGCCGCAAGAAACCAATGCGGTTTCTTCGGCTATGGTTGCGTTGAAGGACGATCCGACGCCTGCCACGCCCTTACGAAAGTAAAGGCAGCAAGCTCGAATAGCGTTTATCCAACTATGTGGACCATACCGGGAGAGACCGCTGCATATACGATTGACGCTTCGGGTACTGCAATAAGAACGTTGTACATATCTACATCAGCCTCCTTCCATAATCTGTATGGCTATTGTATGCGTCAAAGCCGTGTTTGTCAACCGGAGCCGGAGCATATTGAAAAAAAGCCCCAGCCGCTAAAGCGACCGAAGCTTCGTTCTCAATTTCATTACGAAATGATGAATTTCACAATTACCGCAGCTGCGAACACGACGAACATGATCCCGAAGAAACCGCCAAAACCGATGGCAACGTCAAAAAAGTCGTTGCGGGGTTCTTCGTTTACGTGTTCGCGCGGGTCTCTAACATTCTCCATGTGACAATTTCCTCCTCGGGCGACCTTTGCTTCCCTTAGTATACCCAACAATCCGAATAAATGTAAAGCTGCCTTGTGACAATTATGAGACAACGATTTACAAAAAAGCAGGCTACGATGGACCATACCGCAAAACTGCGCCGGCTATGTTACAATAAAGGGAGTGACTTTAACCGGTGTTATCGAAGTTACCGGGAAAGCGAATTCACGAAACAGTCGGACTATCGAATTTACAAATCCGAATCGAAAGCCAAATATGTGTTTAATTACCGGAGCAACAAGCTTCCAAGCACAAAGGGAATGAACAAATAGAATTGCGTTTCGCTTTTAGGGAGGGGGAGACGGATGGAAGAAGGCCAATTTACGGGCTTTGATGAAGGACGCAAGCAAGCGTCGGAACACATTCGCAACAAGCTGGCGCTGCTTCCCGATCAACCGGGCTGTTATCTGATGAAGAACGGGGAAGGAACCATCATTTACGTAGGGAAGGCCAAGGTGCTGAAGAACCGGGTCCGTTCCTACTTCAACGGCAGCCATAACGGAAAGACGCAGCGTCTGGTATCGGAAATCCGCGATTTCGAATATATCGTCACATCAAGCAACATGGAAGCGCTCATTCTGGAGTGCAACCTGATCAAGCAGTATCATCCGCGCTACAACGTGCTGCTCAAGGACGATAAGACGTTCCCGTATATCAAAATTACGAGCGAGAAGCATCCGAAGCTGGAGGTAACCCGCCGGATCGTGAAGGATAAGGGCAAATATTTCGGCCCATATCCGAATGCATTCGCGGCACAGCAGACGAAGAAGCTGCTGGACAGATTGTATCCGCTGCGCAAATGCAACACGCTGCCGGACAAGGTGTGCCTGTACTACCATCTTGGACAATGCGTCGCCCCTTGTGAATTTGAAGTCGAGCCGGGCACGTATGAAGCGATGGTTCATGAAATCACCCGGTTTCTCAATGGCGGACACGAGGAAGTCAAACGGACGCTCCAAGAGAAAATGGAGGCAGCCGCGGAAGCGATGGAGTTCGAGCGGGCCAAAGAATACCGCGATCAAATCATTGCGATCGATGCGGTAATGGAGAAGCAAAAAATTACGCTCACGGACGCGATGGACCGCGACGTATTCGGGTTCGCTACGGACAAGGGCTGGATGTGCGTGCAGATCATGTATATGCGCAAAGGGAAAATGATCGAGCGCCGTGCCACGCTATTTCCTTATTACGGGGAAGCTTACGATGATTTCATGACGTTCGTTACCCAGTATTATAGCGAAAATCCGGCGCTGCCGAAGGAGATCCTGCTGCCGGCGGCGCCGGAAGAGGCCGCCGACCAGCCGAAGGATGAACAAGTGCACGCAGATAAAGAGGCTTCGCTCCCCGATGTACCGGGTCCGGCTGCATCGGACATGAATGAACCGGATGACGGGGAAGCGGCCCCCGGCTCGGCAGGGGATGAAATTCGCTCCTCATTGCAGAAGTGGCTGAAGGTGAAAGTATTCATGCCTCAGCGCGGCCGTAAGCGGGATGTCGTCGCCATGGCGGTGGACAATGCCAAAGTGGCCCTGGACGAGAAGTTTCAGCTAATCGAGCGGGATGAGCAGCGGACCTCCAAGGCATCGGAGGGGCTGGCGCATGCGCTTGGCATGCCGGGTATCCGCCGGATCGAGGCATTCGACAACTCGAACATTCAGGGCACGGATCCGGTATCCGCGATGGTGGTCTTCACCGATGGAAAGCCGGACAAGAAGGAGTACCGCAAATACAAAGTTCGAACCGTACAAGGTCCGGATGACTACGAAACGATGCGCGAAGTGATCCGCCGGCGCTATGAACGGGTAATGAAGGAAGGGCTGCAGCTGCCCGACCTCATCGTCGTCGACGGCGGACGCGGGCAAATTTCGGCGGCGCTCGATGTGCTTGAGAATGAGCTGGGCCTTGACATCACAGTATGCGGAATCGTCAAGGATGCGAAGCATAAGACGGCGCAGCTGATGTGCGGCGATCCGCCGGTTATCGTTCCGCTGGCCAGAGACAGCCAGGAGTTTTATTTGCTGCAGCGGATCCAGGACGAGGTTCACCGGTTCGCCATTACTTTCCACCGCGAACAGAGGGGCAAGTCGATGATTGCGTCCCGCTTGGACGCGATTCCGGGTATCGGCGAGAAGCGGCGCAAAGCGCTGCTGAAGCACTTTGGCTCCATCAAAAAAATAAAAGAAGCCGAAATCGAAGATTTCCGGCCTCTGTCGATCGGCGAGAAGCTCGCCGCTCAAATTATAGAAGCGCTGAAGGAAGAGCCGTAGAACCAACGGGCTCTTCCTTTTTTGCGCTATCTAAGTAAATCCGAAGGGTTAAGCAGATGCGCATCCTTCGAAAACGGACTACAGCTTAATCTCTCTTACCGGCGTTCTGTTGTGCCGGTACCGGATAATCGCTGCGATTGGGATTGGCAGCACGATATAGATGACGCCCATGAAGATATTAACCGCTGATCCCATGAACATAAGAGAGATCGCCATCATAATGCTGTTGAATATCGCATGGGCGAAGATGACCGTGACCAGGCCGTAACGGAGAAAGACATAACTGAATGCAAGTCCGATTATGGTCAGCTCCAGCAGCCGCGTTGTCGCCGGGAAGATCGGGTACGTCACATGCCCCAGCGCCCAGATGACGGACGGAATGAGCGAAGCGACGAACGTATTGCGCAGCCATCGCTTCAATATGCCGATGCCGAAGAAACGGTATACAGCCTCTTCGGAAATGGCGGCGCACCAGGCGAGCAGAGGAAGCAGCCATGGGGCTGCGAAATTGTAGGGCGACTGGGTGACGTCCGTCGTCGACCAAGCTCCGGTTGCTTTCTCCAGTACGAGCAGGATGATAGTCTGCGCGCCAAGCAATATAAAGGCGGTCAAATAACCCAGCCACATACTGCGCCAGACATGCGTTCCATATCCGGGCTCTCCCATACGCGGCCATAAATTACGGCCCATCGCGCGCCATAAGCCATCGCCCGCGACAAGGGAGAAGTAGACGGCTGCGGCCATAACGACGGTGATGATACAGGTGATAGCGACCGCAACGACTGCATACCCGGCAGCATCCGGTTCCTCCCCAAAGCTGGCGATCAGCCCGTCGGTCATGTTCATGTTATTGACCAGGTAGAACGCGAGAAATAGGCCCGTCAATAACAATCCCCTCACGAATGACGTATGGCGGCGGTATAACACGCCGTATACGATCGCGAGGATAAAGAGGACGATCGACAGCAGAACGCTTCCGATTAGCGACAGCATCGATGCGAATTTGGACTGCTCGGTCACATAGGCTTCATAGTGGGCCGGCACGACAAAAGCCGGTTTATAGCCCGCGATAACCGTCTGCCCGCTGGAGGTTTCTTCCGTGCGGATGGACAGCTGCAGCTTGGCCTCGTCGAAGTCCTGGCCGCTGATGTACAGCCGGATCGTACCATCAGCCAGAGGTTTCTTGCCTTGCTGGATCGATTCCTTGGCAAATCCTTGACTGACGGCGAAAGCAATCGCGGCATCCATTGCCTTATCAGGGGGAGAGGCTATATGATTTTGCTCGCTGTAATGGTTCCAGGCGACGACGTCACCGCTTTCCATATGGACATAGACGAACAGTGTGCTCCCGTCAGGCAGACTTGCCGACACCTGATAGGTATCCGTCGGGAGTTTGGCGCCATAGCGTTTCTCGTAATCCGATAATCGCTGTTGTTTGGACAAATAGCCGTACAGCAGGCTGTTCGATTGATGAACCGCATGCGTGTTGTCCGGCACTTGATTAAACTGGCTCTGCGTAAAGGCAGAGGCGGCTCGCTCGGCCTCGCTTTTCTTAATAACCTGCTGGCTGCTCGTGCCAAAGAATGCGTCGGCGGTCACGGGTACGATTTGGACAACCAAATAGATGACGGCGCAAATGGCGGCAAACCACGAATACATCTTCCAATTTGGCTGCGTGTCTGTTAGATACATGAGCTCACCTCTTCAACGGTATGGATACGGCACAAGTAGGAAAATATACTTGTACCATAACATTCTATGCAGAAATTATCCATGTAACCGCTTATTTCGTGATGCGGACGAGATAATCGATGGAGAAAACAAGGATGACTTCGATTTTTGCCGTCCGCTACGGCTATTTGGCGCTTTTCGGTTCATTTTCTATATGTTTTCCGTTTGGTGTTTTTAATATCTGGCTTTATAATGGGGACGAATTGAATAGCTCAGCCGAATTTCTAGTCGAAAACGGGGGAACCAAATTGTTATCCGCTGCAAGCTGCCAGGACGGGGCGGGCATTGAACGGATCACAAGGGGTGAATTTTGCCGTCTGCGTCCACACGCAGCATGCGAATAGGGCTGCCTTTCCAGGCCCGAATCCGTCAGCTAACCTCGTAGGCTGTATGGAACAGGACTCATCGCGAACAGCATTGGGCATCCAGTGCTTTTTTTTGTGCCCAAAAATCAGGCAGAACTAAATATAGGGTGGAGGCTGATTGTGGTTTCACTGTTCAAATTGTCGCACTGGTCCCCGCCTCGCATCCTTGTAACGGGCTTCGCGCTCATCATCCTGCTTGGAGGCCTGTTGCTGTCGATGCCATTCGCTTCCGAAGCGGGCACGCGAACACCCTTCATCGACGCCGTGTTTACGGCAACATCGGCTACTTGCGTGACGGGTCTGGTTACCGTTGACACAGGCAGCCATTACTCGGCAGCCGGTCAGATCATTATCGTGACGCTTATTCAAATCGGCGGACTCGGCTTCATGACGATGTCAACCTTGTTCGCCATTATATTGCGGAAGCGGATCTCACTGAAGGAACGGCTTGTACTGCAGGAGGCGTTGAACCAGAGCAGCATGGAAGGGATTATTCGGCTCATTCGCAAAGTACTGCTCTATTCCTTGACGATCGAAGCCGTAGGAGCCGTATTGCTCGCCATCCGCTGGTCCTATGATATGCCGCTAGGCAAAGCGATCTACTTTGGGGTGTGGCATGCCGTGTCGATGTTCAACAACGCGGGCTTCGATTTGTTCGGGCAGTTCGGAACGCCGTTCGTCAGCTTTACCCGGTATGTGAACGATCCGATCGTCAATATTGTCGCCATGCTGCTCATCGTTCTGGGCGGCATCGGATTTATCGTCATGTCCGATGTCATCGACTTCCGGAACAAGAAGCGGCTGACGCTGCACTCCAAAGTGGTGCTATCCATGACGGGCGCGCTTCTTGCTATCGGGACGATCGTGATCTTCATCTTCGAATTTACGAATGAACACACGCTCGGAGCACTCGGCTGGGACGGCAAAATATGGGCGTCCTTATTTCAGTCGGTGGCTCCCCGGACGGCCGGCCCAAATACGGTCGACCTGACGCAGCTGCGGCAGGCCACTCAATTTTTTATCGTCATTCTGATGTTTATCGGGGCATCGCCGGGATCGACGGGGGGCGGAATCAAGACGACCACCTTCGCCACCTTGATCGGTGCGGTCATAGCGATGATTCGGGGGAAAGAAGATATCGTTATGTTCAAAATGAGGCTGGGGCGCGAACGCATCTTTAAAGCGCTGACGATTACATTGCTTTCGCTCGCCCTGGTCATATTTGTGACGATGCTGCTGTCGACGACGGAGGATCAGGCTTTCCTCAAAATTTTGTTTGAGACGACCTCGGCTTTCGG carries:
- a CDS encoding ABC transporter ATP-binding protein, producing the protein MHIEVRDVSKTFGTHKAVADVSFSVGRGKLIGLLGPSGGGKSTLLRMLAGLESPDSGDVFINGKRVNDVPPQERGIGFVFQHYALFKHMNVFDNIAFGLTIRKTDKKEIAARVDELLDLTGLRGFERRYPHQLSGGQRQRVAFARALAPRPELLLLDEPFAAIDAKVRKELRTWLKQLIATLGITSIFVTHDQDEAVEVADEMLIVQQGRLEQQGTPLSVYTAPETAFVAGFIGQSTVIEKPQLLRGFEHVASLEMGSGSSRAIIRPEFVEVGRRRELLYPSAAAKGTVRHVFFRGAHLELEVQVGENRLSAHRSLDQEPLQPGDDVHVLIHRLYLVTEQTASMVENPLKSDPLPVHI
- a CDS encoding YezD family protein translates to MAKPLMLDQEWLERIAGQVNGLEYGSVLITIHDGRIVQIDRTERKRFDASASKQQDPAQTCGDKLRAVKG
- the rsgA gene encoding ribosome small subunit-dependent GTPase A; translation: MTLLKLKQEQLARLTAFGWNEQREAEMGMYGEYEPARVIAQHSNLYRIVTGSGELTAEVSGKFQFEAAARSDYPAVGDWLAVKELPGESRAIIHAVLPRRSAMIRKAAGPMVAEQVIGANIDVLFIVNALNDDFNLRKIERYLVAAWDSGATPVVLLTKSDLCSDTAARIADVEAVAPGVPVHAISALQGGGIDALASYMRPGSTIGVTGSSGVGKSTLLNRLAGEELQQVQGIREDDARGRHTTTHRELFPLPGGALMMDTPGMRELQLWEADEGREEAFADIEALALSCRFRDCRHESELGCAVKAAVQDGSLDSRRLGSYRKTGRELAHQARKERAVSQRLKKNAAKRQPAAGRNDRSVED
- a CDS encoding YqzM family protein; translated protein: MENVRDPREHVNEEPRNDFFDVAIGFGGFFGIMFVVFAAAVIVKFIIS
- the uvrC gene encoding excinuclease ABC subunit UvrC; this translates as MEEGQFTGFDEGRKQASEHIRNKLALLPDQPGCYLMKNGEGTIIYVGKAKVLKNRVRSYFNGSHNGKTQRLVSEIRDFEYIVTSSNMEALILECNLIKQYHPRYNVLLKDDKTFPYIKITSEKHPKLEVTRRIVKDKGKYFGPYPNAFAAQQTKKLLDRLYPLRKCNTLPDKVCLYYHLGQCVAPCEFEVEPGTYEAMVHEITRFLNGGHEEVKRTLQEKMEAAAEAMEFERAKEYRDQIIAIDAVMEKQKITLTDAMDRDVFGFATDKGWMCVQIMYMRKGKMIERRATLFPYYGEAYDDFMTFVTQYYSENPALPKEILLPAAPEEAADQPKDEQVHADKEASLPDVPGPAASDMNEPDDGEAAPGSAGDEIRSSLQKWLKVKVFMPQRGRKRDVVAMAVDNAKVALDEKFQLIERDEQRTSKASEGLAHALGMPGIRRIEAFDNSNIQGTDPVSAMVVFTDGKPDKKEYRKYKVRTVQGPDDYETMREVIRRRYERVMKEGLQLPDLIVVDGGRGQISAALDVLENELGLDITVCGIVKDAKHKTAQLMCGDPPVIVPLARDSQEFYLLQRIQDEVHRFAITFHREQRGKSMIASRLDAIPGIGEKRRKALLKHFGSIKKIKEAEIEDFRPLSIGEKLAAQIIEALKEEP
- a CDS encoding CPBP family intramembrane glutamic endopeptidase, with the translated sequence MYLTDTQPNWKMYSWFAAICAVIYLVVQIVPVTADAFFGTSSQQVIKKSEAERAASAFTQSQFNQVPDNTHAVHQSNSLLYGYLSKQQRLSDYEKRYGAKLPTDTYQVSASLPDGSTLFVYVHMESGDVVAWNHYSEQNHIASPPDKAMDAAIAFAVSQGFAKESIQQGKKPLADGTIRLYISGQDFDEAKLQLSIRTEETSSGQTVIAGYKPAFVVPAHYEAYVTEQSKFASMLSLIGSVLLSIVLFILAIVYGVLYRRHTSFVRGLLLTGLFLAFYLVNNMNMTDGLIASFGEEPDAAGYAVVAVAITCIITVVMAAAVYFSLVAGDGLWRAMGRNLWPRMGEPGYGTHVWRSMWLGYLTAFILLGAQTIILLVLEKATGAWSTTDVTQSPYNFAAPWLLPLLAWCAAISEEAVYRFFGIGILKRWLRNTFVASLIPSVIWALGHVTYPIFPATTRLLELTIIGLAFSYVFLRYGLVTVIFAHAIFNSIMMAISLMFMGSAVNIFMGVIYIVLPIPIAAIIRYRHNRTPVREIKL
- a CDS encoding TrkH family potassium uptake protein, with protein sequence MVSLFKLSHWSPPRILVTGFALIILLGGLLLSMPFASEAGTRTPFIDAVFTATSATCVTGLVTVDTGSHYSAAGQIIIVTLIQIGGLGFMTMSTLFAIILRKRISLKERLVLQEALNQSSMEGIIRLIRKVLLYSLTIEAVGAVLLAIRWSYDMPLGKAIYFGVWHAVSMFNNAGFDLFGQFGTPFVSFTRYVNDPIVNIVAMLLIVLGGIGFIVMSDVIDFRNKKRLTLHSKVVLSMTGALLAIGTIVIFIFEFTNEHTLGALGWDGKIWASLFQSVAPRTAGPNTVDLTQLRQATQFFIVILMFIGASPGSTGGGIKTTTFATLIGAVIAMIRGKEDIVMFKMRLGRERIFKALTITLLSLALVIFVTMLLSTTEDQAFLKILFETTSAFGTVGLSLGVTPELTMFGKIVISLMMFTGRLGPLTLAYALGPRTEKELFRYPEGKITIG